One genomic window of Notamacropus eugenii isolate mMacEug1 chromosome 6, mMacEug1.pri_v2, whole genome shotgun sequence includes the following:
- the LOC140512710 gene encoding ubiquitin carboxyl-terminal hydrolase isozyme L1, with amino-acid sequence MQLKPMEINPEMLNKVLTRLGVGGDWKFVDVLGLEEDSLNSVPSPACALLLLFPLTAQHENFRKKQIEELKGQEVSPKVYFMKQTVGNSCGTIGLIHAVANNQDKLNFDDGSVLKQFLSETAKLSPEDRAKCFEKNEAIQAAHDAVAQEGQCRVDDEVNFHFILFNNVDGHLYELDGRMPFPINHGSTSDDSVLKGAAEICRQFTEREEGEVRFSAVALCKAA; translated from the coding sequence ATGCAGCTGAAGCCGATGGAGATTAACCCCGAGATGCTGAACAAAGTGCTGACCCGCCTCGGGGTCGGGGGAGACTGGAAATTCGTGGACGTGCTAGGCCTGGAGGAGGATTCTTTGAACTCTGTGCCCTCCCCAGCCTGTGCGCTGCTTCTGCTGTTTCCCCTCACTGCCCAGCATGAGAACTTCAGGAAAAAGCAGATTGAAGAGCTGAAGGGACAAGAAGTTAGTCCTAAGGTGTACTTCATGAAGCAGACCGTGGGCAACTCCTGTGGCACCATTGGCCTTATCCATGCAGTTGCTAATAATCAAGATAAACTGAACTTTGATGATGGCTCAGTTCTGAAACAGTTTCTTTCTGAAACAGCAAAGCTGTCTCCTGAAGACAGagcaaaatgctttgaaaagaatGAGGCTATTCAGGCAGCCCATGATGCTGTTGCCCAGGAAGGCCAATGTCGGGTGGATGATGAAGTTAACttccatttcattcttttcaacAATGTGGACGGCCATCTTTATGAACTTGATGGACGAATGCCATTTCCTATAAACCATGGGTCCACTTCAGATGACTCAGTACTGAAGGGGGCTGCTGAGATCTGTAGACAGTTCACAGAACGTGAGGAAGGAGAAGTTCGTTTTTCTGCTGTGGCCCTCTGCAAGGCTGCCTAA